The DNA sequence ACGAAGGCCTCGGCCTCTCAGTACATGCGGCCATCAGTCCTGTCCCCGGGAAGAACCGCGGGGCCCATATCGTCTCAATCGAATCGGAGTAGAAGAAAACAACAATGGCCAATCTGATCAATCTGGAGAACGTCTCCAAGACGTGGGGACTCAAGACGCTGCTTGATGGTGTCTCCCTCGGCGTTCAAACCGGCGACCGCATCGGTGTGGTCGGCCTCAACGGTGGCGGTAAAACCACCCTGCTTGAGGTGCTCACCGGTATCGAACCCCCGGATGCCGGCCGTGTGTCCCACAACTCCAATCTGCGTATGGCTGTGGTGACCCAGCGCGCGGAACTCAATGATGATGACACCGTGGCTGATGTGGTGCTCAAACCACTCGGCCTGGAGGTCTTCGAATGGGCGTCCAATGCCACGGTGCGTGATGTCCTGGGAGGACTGGGCATCGTGGATCTGGGCCTGGACACCAAGGTGGGGCAGCTTTCCGGTGGCGAACGCCGTCGTACCAACCTCGCCGCCGCACTGGTGCAGGACCTTGATCTCATCATCCTCGACGAGCCCACCAACCACCTCGACGTGGAAGGCGTGCAGTGGCTGGCGGAGTACCTGCTGTCCCGTAGGCTCGCCATCGTGGTGGTCACACACGACCGTTGGTTCCTTGACGCGATCGCCACCACTACCTGGGAAGTCCACGATGGCGTGGTCGATGCCTATGAGGGTGGCTATAACGACTGGACCTTCGCCCGTGCTGAGCGCACCCGTCAGGCGGATGCCATTGAACAGCGTCGTCAGAATCTGGCACGCAAGGAACTCGCCTGGCTGCGCCGCGGTGCACCGGCCAGAACCTCCAAGCCGAAGTACCGCATCGAGGCGGCCGAGGCGTTGATCTCCAATGTTCCGGCGCCCCGCGACAAGGTCGAACTCATGGCCTTCTCCAAATCGCGACAGGGCCGTGTGGTCATCGAGCTGGAAGACGCCACCATCACCACCCCGGATGATCGCGTCCTGGTGGAGGACTTCACCTGGCGTCTGGCACCGGGTGAACGCATCGGTTTGGTTGGTGTTAACGGTTCTGGAAAGACCACCCTTTTGCGCGCCCTCGCCGGTGAACATCCCCTGGCAGCAGGTAAACGCATCGAAGGCCAGACTGTCCGGCTGGGATGGCTGCGCCAGGAACTCGATGATCTTGACCTGTCCCGTCGCCTCATTGACTGCGTGGAGGATGTAGCCTCTTATGTCCAGATCGGTGACAAGCAGGTGTCCGCCTCCCAGCTCGCTGAACGCCTCGGGTTCTCCCCGAAGCGCCAGCGCACCCCGGTGGGGGACCTCTCCGGTGGTGAGCGTCGACGCCTTCAGCTCACACGTGTGCTCATGGCTGAGCCGAATGTGCTGCTGCTGGATGAGCCCACCAACGACCTGGACATTGACACCCTGCAGGAACTTGAATCCCTCCTGGATGGCTGGCCGGGCACCATGGTGGTGATCTCCCACGACCGTTACCTCATCGAACGTGTCACCGACTCCACCTGGGCGCTCTTCGGCGATGGCAACCTCACCAACCTTCCCGGCGGAATCGAGGAATACCTGGCCCGCCGCGCCGCGATGGCTGAGGCTGAGGGCAGTGGTGTGCTCGACCTTGGTGGGGGAATGGGATCCGGCTCCGGTGCAGCCACGGAGACTTCCGCCGCAGCGGCCACTACAGCCCAGCCGGCCGCCCCGGCTATCTCCGCGCAGGAACACCAGCGCATCACCAAGGAGATGAACGCCCTGGAACGCAAGATGGGCAAATTGGACCAGCAGGTGGAAAAGCTGAATCAACAGCTCGCCGACGCCGCGGAGCAGATGGATACCGCAAAGCTCACCGAGCTGGACACCAAACTCCACGCGGTCCGGGAGGAGCACGCTGAATTGGAGATGCAGTGGCTGGAGCTGGGCGAAGAGATCGAGGGCTAGATGGCACGGGTGGG is a window from the Corynebacterium faecale genome containing:
- a CDS encoding ABC-F family ATP-binding cassette domain-containing protein, producing MANLINLENVSKTWGLKTLLDGVSLGVQTGDRIGVVGLNGGGKTTLLEVLTGIEPPDAGRVSHNSNLRMAVVTQRAELNDDDTVADVVLKPLGLEVFEWASNATVRDVLGGLGIVDLGLDTKVGQLSGGERRRTNLAAALVQDLDLIILDEPTNHLDVEGVQWLAEYLLSRRLAIVVVTHDRWFLDAIATTTWEVHDGVVDAYEGGYNDWTFARAERTRQADAIEQRRQNLARKELAWLRRGAPARTSKPKYRIEAAEALISNVPAPRDKVELMAFSKSRQGRVVIELEDATITTPDDRVLVEDFTWRLAPGERIGLVGVNGSGKTTLLRALAGEHPLAAGKRIEGQTVRLGWLRQELDDLDLSRRLIDCVEDVASYVQIGDKQVSASQLAERLGFSPKRQRTPVGDLSGGERRRLQLTRVLMAEPNVLLLDEPTNDLDIDTLQELESLLDGWPGTMVVISHDRYLIERVTDSTWALFGDGNLTNLPGGIEEYLARRAAMAEAEGSGVLDLGGGMGSGSGAATETSAAAATTAQPAAPAISAQEHQRITKEMNALERKMGKLDQQVEKLNQQLADAAEQMDTAKLTELDTKLHAVREEHAELEMQWLELGEEIEG